atctTTTgacttacaaaataatataattattatttatgcagcTAATAGATTCAATAAACGTtccatttttcaatattttaattgctgtaaaatttaaaaaaattcatagtTTTAGAATTAGTTAAAACGGGCATAaacatgaatttaattttatacattttaccCATAAACAGGGTATCTTCAGGTTTTGCACTCGACTGCAGCATAGTTTCTTGATGATGATAAATATTTGGATTCGTTGCAGGTATCTGGATATATAAATAGCATAAAGATTATTTATGTTGATGGGCCTGAGATAACCTGAGTGCATTAATTTGTTTAGAGAATATTATACTTAAATCtcaattatttcaattcatCGGAATTATTTATAAGAACAATTACCACTTTGCAACATATGTGCAAGTAATGCCGTAATAAGAAACCACAATCAAGTGAACACGTGACACTTGCGGTTTCGAATTATTAAACTGAATGCGAATACTAAGTAACAAATTGCTTAGACCCATTGCGGCTCATTAACTCTTCATGGCAATTTGATGGCAACAGAGAGGAATTTGAAATGTGGCCAAAATGAACTCGGTTTCTCCTGCGAGAATAAGAATTGATGCAGCTTACCATCTACAAGCATCCACCCCTTGTTATTGTGCTTATATAGGGCAATCATTTCCTTAATGATACACAAAAGCTACCCCGTCATGACGACCCTTTTAGATGGCAAGAAACCGAATTTTTGCCTTTGATTTATTATACCATtacgatttatatttttgcactTTGCCTTGCATTGGACTGACAATGACTTccttatataataattatatgaaaagctgtttattttgaaaacttttaagtaTTCCTTTGTAGAACTTTTATTGCTGGCACTTTTATTGTGTACACACTTTGAACAAATAAGCTGCAACAATTGACCAATTTAATGCATTGTTTCCAATATTAgccaataaaaattgagtaatttttcttttcataagAGTTTTCAACTAGTGGATACCCTTACACTCATAATTGAGAGACACAACCtgtattttccattttatggCTGAGGTTTAAGTACCTAAATTTTTAGTGTGCGACGAAATcgacattttcatttattccCCATTGGTtcctattttcaaaattttatttcagagTTGTGACCGTCTGTCTGATTAAGTGCGCTGCggatttttaagcagcctgaactggagcatgaaccgaacccttgaaattatttactctGCAAGCccgaacctgaaccgaacCACTTTCCTTAAAAAAGGGTTCAGCTCGAAAAAAAggaattacataaaaaaaagtcatattaaaatcttgaaataaattatcaaaatacgaactttttgtaattcaaaattagattgattaaaaagtcaagaaaaaattaaaagaataaattattttgtactaAATTGAACCACGGCTGTTCGCGAGCCGAACAGTGCTTGCTGATAATCCGAACATTTTTGTGTACATCTGCCTAAAggttgttaattaatttatgtaataagatataataaaagtgatgcaaaatttttttgcatttttgaaaaagaatGAATgccatttttactttttattaatgaaactTATGAATGAGTTTTGAATTATAATCATGATCTGTCTTAATCTAGCGACGAAGAATCGAACCTTAACACTGATTGCTTTTAAGCTTCAATGAGTTGCAGaactaaaaagtttatatTCCGTATAAAACAAGCGTAGAAGCATTTTATGAGTATACCTACATACGATGGAGGTTCCCAATCTTCCAATTCACTTGTAGTTCTTACGTGGTTTTTAGTCTCAGAATCTTTTGTTGTCATTCAATTGAACTGAGAAGAAATATGTGTGTTAGGGTGCATTGATTTGTATGAGctccaaaaaattgaaaaatgctaACTCgtattcgtaatctacggtcaattttataatgttttcttacagttctaaaatcaaaatcgtCCGATCGgcatataactcgatctgatcgaacAGTCATATTCTTCCTgcatatattgctagtcgcctttctcACCCTACGTGCTGCTTTCGACACTGGATTCAAAGATTCAAACATTGTGAACATATGTAGTATAATTCAGAACGCTCCTATGAACATCCAAAGCCTTAACCAAAATACagctttattataaaatgaatgaaacaAATCATGATAATTTCAATAAGATCTAATACCTTGAATATCATCTCGTATTTTTACCAAATGGAACTAAAATATCCTGATAATATCTTCTAGATCTGATGGTTAACCCAAAAGATCAACTCGTTCTTGACTATTAGATGCACTGGAACATGCGATGAGATACTCCAGAGCTCGCTGTTTCTTCCTTTTCcgatgaaatttaattatttaaagtttttgaagaaATATATGAGTTACGGGAAGAGAGATTTCAAGATTCTTTTTGCTTTGAATACGTATTGCCCATATATCTAAGCTTACAATACCTATGTGCTGGTAgatacagggtataacaacaacattcccTTTCTAACCCACGGGGTTTAAAAACATATGAGTTCAAGCAAttataacaaacaaaagagaaaCATCACTTCCATTCCTAGCGGGGGGTAGCAAAGATGCTGCGCTTAAGTCTTTCATCTTACCGCTAATTTCCTATTCCAACTGGTTATAATGGTTATGGATGAATTAATAGCGTGTATgccaaaacaaatacaattaaataatgaagCGTTAAAAACTGAATTAATTTGTGTGCGGCATGtttcatcattatttatcCAAATTAGGTTTGAACGCAGACAAAACGATTTAGTTAAACAGAATTTTTTAACATCACATACtcatgaatgtgtgtgtatacaatACGTTCACATTAAAGCCACAAAAGACTCAAAACAGGCTTAAGGTAAACAAGTCAGAATGCTGCATTCGTCAAGGCAGTTGCAACACGTTTATTGCTGGTTGATTTTGTAGATTTCCATACTGTTTCGATTGAAGGCAAGTCGAGTAGGGAGCCCTACCAaactttaacaataaaatatggtttattaaaaaatatatgtttttaagtttattttgtgTACACTGTTCTAAAATCGATTTCATATTCTGTATGATCTTGATCATCATAATAAGCGGgatcatttaaaataacaaatattctAAGCAGTTTATAAGTATTATGTTGGGTATCGACgcagaaaaacaattttaaattacagatTTCATCAGATGGAACAGATATGCTTAACGGTAAGAGAATCAGAATAATTGCGCCATAAGTGTggatttaatttgtaaagttTGATACTCTCATTATATATGGGCTTACATTATTTAGCTTCTGAAATACGCGCATTAAAAAGCAATATTAATTACACTAAGCAAGAGCCAATtattatttggtaccaaaccCACCTTTTTGGATACATATGGGGCccaataacataaaaaaaattgtttttcctatagtatattttttttttaataaaattttatttttttgagtttattttCAGATATGAGCTCGCATActgtatttcataattttcatttcattttctgaaagctaatgaatacaTTTGAATCATAcacattcttaaattaaatttaatagtttaatcactaatcatttttaaaataagaaaatttaagactCACGGAAAACTcgaagaaaattaattacaattttgtttactCTTTATTTATACAACTTTATAAATTACGCGTCTTTTTATGTATTAATCGGTAAAATCGATGGAGAGAGAGTAAAGTACCggttaattttcgaaaaatcgGTCAAATGGTAGctatattttataatggtCCGATtccgaattaatttaaaacacagataattttcatatttaaggtTGTCTTTCGACCCGTCTCTCCTAtagcagctgtatgatatagttgtccgattgcAACTTGACTTGCTAAGGTTGTAGAAGACTTTgcaaaatacacaatttgtgagaTTGTTTGATATATGTCAAGAAGCAACAACGTTTTTCCGATCAAAATCCGATCTAAGCCAAATAtggtcaataaaaaaaaaaatttaaaattatatctaCACACCAAAAATCGTTAAAGATGTTTTAAAGAATAGCCCTTTGAAAATATCGGAGTTTACAAAATGTCagtgattttatatttatgatatacAATATGTAATATGTCCAAAGTCACTGAAGTCGActgccataaaattatttcaaatttcaactaTCATTAGTTATTAGTAGTCGTAAGTTTTGTGCAAAACTATATAAGTTAAGACCTTTTCGGAGTGTAGTTTTATGTGCGCACTCACCATACATAATCTTAAGAGAGCATTTAGATATGTTCtacaaaattttctataaaaaagcatagaaaatgcaaaattctatgccccaaaattattgaataaaataaaatagattttcaaataaaataaaaatgcttatcaggtgtgttctacaaatttataagagcgataaagcaaccgaaaaacaattgttggtgctcctaaaaaaaaaagaaaccattgctttgaattgtctaaaaaaatttgagggatttgacaaaattaaatatatattaaattgagctaaaatatctttaaattgaataaaaatgcaaaaaaaaaaatatgtttgaaaatattaaatctccgACATTTTAGGATCACCAACATTTCATATGGtcgttttcaaaatatttctctTTAAAATCACTAGACATTTCTAGAACACAcctatatactatataggtatatataggatatatatatactataactGCCAGGACAGGCAGGATCGCAAGAATCAATCATGCAAAGTTTTAATAATCTCATAAGTTTCCCAAATCGGTAATAGCTCTCAACTGAAAGCCACAGGATATTTCGACACCTTACACGCTCTTACTTCTCTTTTAATGATTCATTGCATTTACCAAATTCGTTTCATAAAGAAAGCATTAactatgttttttatattataatgttaataaaaataccataaagtaaacaaattaaatgtagaAAAACGTCTTGAGGGATTGAAACTCACGACTGCTCGTTATTAGGCGATGCTCTAACCATCTGAGCCAACTAATGGGCCAGTTGGTCGTCGGATGCTAAGTGTTTTACTTATCTGTATACTTTATTCTTTTACCTGGTTTTTACCTGCTTTAGACACAGCACAAATTACATTCAACACTGCCATTCTTTCAAAccttttcaacaaaaaataagcaagAGAGATCTAGTTGAAAGTGCACGACTTGTGAGATACCCTTGATCCAAGCACTAAGTGCTTTGAAATGCATTTCTACATTTCATTACtccatatttaattttatatacctACACCATAATAGCTATTAGTACCTATCTACTACTAAGGCACCTATTtagtaaaaattgttttagatTACCTAATAgttttaagtatgtatttacaaaaatctttttaatttattttgtaatatttttagactTTCCTCggttacttaaaattttctcaTTCGAACTCGTATATCTTGTCAGACTTTagcaacattaaataaaatgtagtatttattattttagagtACTTTAAGCTTCCAAGTTTTTACAAGATAGTTTGACATCGCTCGGTCGCTAAAAGTTTCTTAGTTGAACTCGTATATCTTGTAAGCTCTCAgcaatgttaaataaaatgcaataattattACCTCAGAATACTTTAATGTTTCAagtttttacaaatatatttcaaatttagtttttatatacttCTAGATTTGAGTTGAACACGTATTTCTTCATAGCTTTGGTAgcattaaaacaaatgttgttatttatttagaataattttgtttaccaGATTTTTACAATgttcttttatattaaatataagtaactgaattttaaatacattgaTATTGAAGATTTCACAGTTCGACACGAATGACTGAAGTATATCAACATCTGCAAAAGActtaaggaaaatatttttaattatgctaatatttatttacagagcgagggaaaataaataatcccAATTAATACATGTATAATGGTTTGTTTATGGTACGGTTAGTTTAACGTGTCGAGAATCGTTGTTCTTTTCGCGCCGAAGCGGTGTAGATGAATATACATAATTGGACCGAGGCAGTAATAACATATTTCGGCTGCTTTAAAGAAAAACCCAACGTACGCTCATTCGAGGTCTTCTCTTTGCTCTCTTTGCTCCGACATCGACAAACTGGGCGGTGTATAAGCAAAGCTGAAAACAAGCTAcaggaaagaaagaaataaaaaaaagaaccttAATGCGGCACACCGAAGTTTACATACCCTTGaaaagctgttgttgcttcatTTTGACTGAAATTCATATGTTGTTAATTGTGAATATTAATCTCAACAGAAATATGTGTTCATATTTAACGCATCACAAactctaattaatttatagttgAATAATTTGTCCATCAAGTCAGCTTGAAATTAAAGGGTATTTGTATGTCGGTGTAATGCACAACTGCACCCCTGCGTATTTCTGTTGAGTGGCGACGGAATGTCTTTCGGTTAAAGCAATTTGGTGAATAAAGCTGGTTATCGCTGACGGCTGCTTGAGTTTAACCTAAGTTACTCATTGCCTCGCTAAGGTGTTGGGTTCGGTTATAAAAGTCAATTATGTTGGATATCAGGATATCAGTAGGATATGCTTCGAACGTTTACGTTTCCTctgcatttttatattgtttttaccTAATCGCCTTTGATAACGATATATATGAGCTTACGAGTATATATGCGCATATTGGTATTTATAGCTAagataaatgattttaatttttatctttaactCGTACATCAGtaaaacacttttatttgaaGTCTTCATTAtcataattttatcaattaaattggAATTGGTCTTGGTTTTATTCAAACTTCAATAGCCAAGACGATCTGCCTTCTGGCTTAAATCTTTAATGAACCAGCCCATTTACCTGTATGTAATTCAAATAACTATAACAtacactttatttaatatctgAGCCATTGTAATATCCGTCGGCTGatcattatacaaattaatgcttaaacagagaccaaatttaattttcaaataaatactaaaagtAGATCCGCTCCGTTAAATACGAGAAAGTCTATTTAAAAGCAGAgtatcatatttataattccTAAATGGTATGCACATTTCTTACAACGCTCTGTTTTCATAGTTTTCCAACTATTAAGTGATAATAAACGTATCAGTTGTTAAAGTACTAATTATTTGAGAATAGGTAAAGACACAGTTGAGAACTATATAATTGCTGTTAATATTCCCGTAATATATTACCAGTGtctatatttacttttatgaaTCTATCGTGATTTGAGTTAAATTTCCCAGCTGTTAAATATTACTCGTTTCAACTTATTAACTATCTTGTAAGAtgactttaaagaaatttatgtaTCGTACATTTTGATTTTCCAATTAGACAAGTGTGCAAGTAATCAAACTTAAATTAACAtcgcttcaaaatcggtttcGGTTCTGTTCGTCTTTTGCTTTTCAGAATTGTTGTTTAATATCTATTCATTcgataaaatactaaaaaaaaaaaagggaaaagaaGAAACCCGATAATCACTGATCAGAGCTAATACAGAACGATATGTGATCCTAACGAATGAAGATACGGGATTGAATGTCGAACacagttatttattattttttttctttaaacgATTGTGTATAGAAAATACACaagttatatgtatatgccaATTGCGGAATaattaagaaacaaaattgcACTTTTGAGACATACAGGGCTGTTCCGGTTTTCCCTTCCTATTTTATcgaatttcaaaaaatgtaatttttcacgttgcatttgggctaaacattttaaaattatattttagcaCTTTATTGGACACAAATTCACCAACTCAATGTGAATTCAATACAGGTTAAAGATATTCACTTCCGACAAATattgccgaaagtgaaaaccggaacaggtcTGATAGATATGGTATTTCCTAGTCGAGCATTCCCGTTTGTTGTGTGcataatattcttatttatttgaaaatcaatacAAACAAGTAGGAGTGTTTGACACCTAATCtcaatctatataaataaaactcttagtgctcactgactgattgactgactgattggcAATCAACGTACAGCCCAAATCGTAAAAGCTTTGAAGCTGGATTTATTACTGTAGTATACAATTTTCTATTGACTTCAAAGATCTATGTCAAATATAAATCAACACATTTTTCACCAATTTCCTACtaggaaaaatatttgaggTTTAAGTTTGAATGGGTGAAGATTTCACTTTTTCTGATCCACTCAAGACTCTACGTGATAAGAGCATcgaattttagaaatttggtattcaaattcaaaataaatgtgtgttgatttattatatatactcgtatatatactATTCTATAAGCACCACAATTTGTCCTTATTATTATTCTGCCAACGCATATGGGGTAATTCAGATTTATGCACTCTCAACTAACACTTTTCTAAATGTTAATGCTGAGATTTCATAGAAATTGACAAGCGGACATTGCGATATCAACTCAAGACAATTCATGTTTACTTTAAGAACTCGGAAACTCCTACTTTAATACGTTACACATATCGTGACGAACTTATAATACCCTTGATGTGCCCATACACCATTGAAAGCaaactatacatacataaaggtAATTCAAGTAACTACCTATTTTGCATGTGCTGAGGACAAAGAGGcaccaacgacaacaacgaccaACAACTAAAGGCGTATGCATAATACATACGTGTACACATAAACTAGTTAGTAGTTACTAGTCGTAGTACACGCGGGTGTAGCCCGGCGTTGCTCGTGTTTCTTTGTAGTAAGGCCTTGAAAAGGAGCGTTCAAAATTCGATCGACGActgtttattgattttgtatattattatagagtatttcaattttgtcACGAAACGTGCAACGCATTATGGAAGACCTGGCGGATCCCATTATGTAGTTTCTAGGAAAACTATAGTCTTTAtgttttaaagatatttttataaaacttggTACAGATCCAACTTTTTGTACATATGTCGGTACCGGCCAGATCGCCATACAATACTCTTAGGCGCTTGAATTGTTAAAGAACGTATAACACTTCcgattaaataatgttaaattttatcattaatggGTTTTTGAGATTTGTGGAAGGGTACGGGGTGtggtaaaattttgataaaaatgctTCACACACATAGGAGTCTGTGGGTCAAAGTTGGTTGCTCTAAAGTCAGACagacaatatataaatatatcgactcagctgttgatgatgatcaagaataaatatactttaaaggATCGAAAATGCTTCCTTCTCCTTGTTACATAAATATGAACAAAtactattataaaataagcccttatattgatttttttaagtaacgggtataaaaacagcATAAGCTTCggtttttaaacatttttttaaagtgaagATCCCAAAATTGGTTGTGTGcactaaattataaattgtacattttatttaaataaacttgtacttttagtataaaaaaatatactcaGCAGTTTTGAAGATTTGGTGGAGCTGTTTTCCTTATCCATATTGattgtaaattgtattttttgataaattattaaaatcaatgcaATTTTCGCTCTGAGTTTTGAGTTCCTGGTTCAGGAACACAAGATAATACTCTGCTCATCACTTCTCgagacttttatttaaatttgtaaattgatCCTTATTGGGAATTGGATTaccaagaaaattaaatggcTGGTTTGGGAGCTAAATAAGAAAGCGTATATAGCAAAATAGTATGAATTAATCTATTTTATGGtatataatgattatatgCTTcagtttaaagtatttttacgcaatgattttttattgttttttggcagtttttttattattatctacatatgtatatagttgTGTGTTTGAATATTGTCTTAATAAGCTAATGCGaagttgataaatattttcacacgTCTACTTGttgcataaatatgtacttataatACGAATATTGTTGACAAACATATGAAATAATTCATCTACCTATGcaaatatgtacaatgtatTATGTACTATAAGtagtatattaataaataaagaagtgtATACATAgtctatatataaatgtatatattgagTTTATGTCTAAGTCCTACTACGAAAGGAACTACGTTTATGTACATCGACAGGATCGCTGGGCATTGACTTCGCACCCCAGAAAGaagcatttgtatttatatggtTCGCATACCAGAGCTTATTCTACTTTGCACTTCCGGTCCTCGGTATGTTTGCGGCGGTGGTATGATAGGAAAATTGTTGCAATAACTACTGTGTATGTTTGCAATTGGCGTTGACATCATCAGCAGGGGATGGGCCATGGCCAGATCGTATGTGGTGGCCGATATCCCCGAAGATTGGATGCTGCCGGCCCCCAGTCCAGATACATTGACACCGGCAGCATAATGAAGAAACGGTAGATGCGCAGATGCCGTTATTGTATGCAAGGGCGGCAGGGGGCGTTGGCGTTGATCCTCAGCGCGAATGGGCATCGATATCGATAGACATTCGGTCGACGATGTTCGCGGGTAAACGGATACACTACTCGTATTCGCATTCGAATTTgtgttggtattggtattggcattggcattggtatTTGTGTAACTGTTTCCGCACTCAACCACATCGATATCGGTGcgatcgtcatcgtcgtcctGTTCATCCTCGGACACTTGCTCCGGCTTATCGGGCGTGATGAGACTCTCTATTGTGAACGATCTTTTCGGTCGATAGCTGCCGGTGCCTTCCAGATCCAAGTTTGTCGAGTTGCGCAGATTGAGCAGTGTCATCTCTGCCAAATTCGTATTTTCAGTGTTGGCTAACGAAATGTATCGCGACTGTGGTAAGCTCGTACTGTGCGTATGTCCGTGCGTTAGGGGGCAAAGTGGAGCTAATCCGGGAGATACTCGATTTGTATGATGAGCAAGCATTGCAGGTGAATCTACGCCCATCGTTGTACTGTTTATATCCATCGTCGGCACTTGCGCTCCGGATCGGGCGGTGAAAATAAACCGATTGAGATTCGCCAGTGCGGTCAACTCCTCGTTGAGTAGGTTTTTATcgtttttatgcaatttaaagCGCTTTCTTCGCCGCAACAAACTGCCGTTCTCAAACATATCGAAGGCTTGCGGATGTAGCGCCCAATAGGCTCCTTTTCCAGGCCTATCCGGCCGACGGGGCACCTTGATGAAGCAATCGTTGAAGCTCAAATTGTGGCGTAATGAGTTTTGCCATCGCTGTGTGTTCTTCCGGTAATACGGAAATCGGTCGGTTATGAATTTATAGATATCGCTTAAAGGTAACATTTTTTCCGGTGAACTCCAAATGGCCATTGCTGTCAGCGATATGTACGAATAGGGGGGCTTTTGATCGCCGTAGGATTCTCGTGAGGGTCTtggcattattttttaatactgtTAGCGAAGAGAACGTTTTACACGTCTGACACTCAAAATCGTACTCAATtggttgtttatttatttttttaatgttgttatGTAGAACATAATTTactaattaattgtattttacttCATTTTCAGGCTGGTAAACACAAATTAAGTGTATTTAGTATTAAGCGCGAATGCAACCACGAGATTCGATCAGTTGGGAAATTGATTTTGTTAGTGTGCAGAATTTGTTTCGACATTGCGACggtaaaacaataaaaattggtaAGCGGAGCCCACGTCGATAATCGCGCCGtgcaaataatacaaatacgcTGGTGATAAGCTTCGACAAAAGCAACACGGCAACACTGGAACACGGTAACACGGGAACTCGGTAACACGGTAGGCAGGCAACACGGATTGTATGTAAAAGCGCTCGCTCTCCAATGTTTGACCGGTCTGGCGAATTACCATCTAAAGCTGAATACGAATACGTGAATGTGGACGTGAATGTGAGCAGCGGTGGCAAATTTGCAGTTGAGGTTGAAGCGAAGATAACGACAGACCCGAAGCAAAACAAACGAAGAGCCCGACCGAGACTCCCAATATtcgtataaaacaaaatcacTGTTACTCTACGAGTCAAAGCCACAGCCAGAGCCAAAGCCAGAGCCAGACTAACAGACGGCGTGTCGGTCGGTTATTGTACTAAGTGAGCAATGCAGTACAATGCGGAGTACAACCAACCACAGTGAGCAATGcaatcaaaatataatcaCTCACATCATTGCCCCCGTGCTCTCTCCCAATCACCGCCGCGATGCCAATGTATCATCCCTCTAAAACGGCGAAACTTCAAAGGAGAGAGCCGAGAAAAGAGTCAGAGATTTACTAAACGAACAAAAACCAGTTTTTGTCGACCAGGCAAAGACCAAACCAaaaccagaccagaccaggcCAGACCAGACCACACTACGCCAGAACTTGTACTATTCCAAACAAGACGATGGTATAGTGGTGGGGAGTGTCTACAGACATGGCTTAGCGACTGACTACAATAAACGACTCCACAATCGACTGACTCGACCGACTCGACAAAAGACCAGCCGCCCGGCAGCTGACGACCCAATATGAGCGCGAGGtgttgaaaaagaaaattacatCCACTTTAGCGATTTACTGATTTTACGTTTTCATAATCTTGTTAGTTAATTTGGCTGCTTGAGAGCAAACTTGGCTGTGTATCtgcgttgtttttgttgctgctgttgttgttgttgttgccaatgcAGCTAACAAATAAGTACGAGCGTGTACTTCATTCCGAGGGCACTTAGTTTCTTAACTGATTAACAAAtctacatagatacatatgtatttcatatactttttttatactaacaCTTAAATCGTATGATTGAACTTAAtgacaacatttaaataaaatatactaatAATGATCTTAATCATTCTATATGATACACACTTTTATACAACATGTCTAAATAAGTTacatgtgcacacacacacacacacacacacacacacacacacacgatatttgtaaatacaaacaaattcaatttctaGCTAATTTGAGTGTTCATAGAGATAACAAGG
The genomic region above belongs to Drosophila innubila isolate TH190305 chromosome 3R unlocalized genomic scaffold, UK_Dinn_1.0 2_E_3R, whole genome shotgun sequence and contains:
- the LOC117791741 gene encoding fork head domain-containing protein FD4-like, which translates into the protein MPRPSRESYGDQKPPYSYISLTAMAIWSSPEKMLPLSDIYKFITDRFPYYRKNTQRWQNSLRHNLSFNDCFIKVPRRPDRPGKGAYWALHPQAFDMFENGSLLRRRKRFKLHKNDKNLLNEELTALANLNRFIFTARSGAQVPTMDINSTTMGVDSPAMLAHHTNRVSPGLAPLCPLTHGHTHSTSLPQSRYISLANTENTNLAEMTLLNLRNSTNLDLEGTGSYRPKRSFTIESLITPDKPEQVSEDEQDDDDDRTDIDVVECGNSYTNTNANANTNTNTNSNANTSSVSVYPRTSSTECLSISMPIRAEDQRQRPLPPLHTITASAHLPFLHYAAGVNVSGLGAGSIQSSGISATTYDLAMAHPLLMMSTPIANIHSSYCNNFPIIPPPQTYRGPEVQSRISSGMRTI